Within Cercospora beticola chromosome 6, complete sequence, the genomic segment CTGCAAAATCGGGAAAGTTCGCTCGCAGATTTAGCAAGTCACAAAAGTCTCGCAGGTCATCGAACTTCTCGTTTGGATCCTCCACTGTGAACTCGCGTACACACTCGGGAGATGTGAGATGCCTGAACATCGTATTGTAGAGTTCTTGCCCGTGTCCGGCACCATGCCATGGAGGAAGCATGAGGAACTGCGATAATCGCTCACGGCATGGTAGGTCGAGAGGCGAAGCGAAATCCGGTGGCTGCGCAAGCTCGTTGGTCTTGCCATCCACAATAAGGAAGGCATCCAACCCCTGCGATGACGGCGAGAACGGATCAAACTGCACGGCCTTCTTGCGCTCGGGGAATGTGAAGTTGCGATATGATGTGCCATAGCCTGCGAAGGTGTACGCGGACTTGTCGACCTCGTAGACTAAGAATATCTTCCAGCGGGCGGCTGTCCAatcctgctccagctccaacaTGCTCCCGCCGTCAATGAACATGGGCACCAGTATCTGCATGTTCTCAAGAATCTCTCGCGCCGCTGGATCAGCCAAGCTAGCGCAATATGTCTCGTAGCTCTTTCCATTCCTCGTGTAGGAGTGGATCTTTTCGCCCGGAGGTCTGAAGTCGGTGGTACGTTTCGATGTATCCTTGTCGAACGCTGAAGCAGGCAGAAACTCTTTCAGAGCAGTCTTGATATCTGTGGGTCTCACTTCGCCCTGGGCTGGGAACTTCTTGCCGTATTTGATGTGTAATTGAGGGTCAAGGTGATCTGCTTGGAAGGATAAAGTGATGCCTAGGTTTTGGTACCCAAAGATGGCTTCCTCATCGCCAAACATGGCATATGTGAACTCCGGTTGGAATGAGGCCACAACTGAGCCATCTTGGCGAGTGAGTTGAATCGTGAAGCAttcgttgctgttgctggaccATTCGTCCACTTGCGCTTGAATCTCGGCCGTcaactcgtcatcgtcctccatGTCGATGGTCGGTTGGTGAGCCATTGTGTGCGTCGCGAAGGCGGTGTGATATGTCCGGTGTTGGTATTAGCGATGTTGATGAGCAGCGTTTGCTGGAGGCTGCCGCGACGCTAGTGGAAGGACGTGTAACACGCGACAGAGAAGACGCGACTGACGTTTGAAGCTCGGAGCGCGAACTGGCCTCAGCTCCGAACTGCCAACTTTAAACAACTCGCTCTCCCATTCGGCTTTCACATGCACTCACTTTACGACCTATACGACTTGACGATTGTGTGTTTCGGGCATCGCAGCGGTATTTGAGAATTCGAGGAGATCGTGGTCCAATGGTTGTCAGTTGCCAGTCTTTGCAGGAGGTTGAGCAGTACGCTTTGGCGCAATAAACACTCCCGAGTCAAGATGTGGGACggactcctgctgctgctcttatTGAGCCTTGTCATGGCAGGCGCGTAAGTGAATGTGGTCGCATAGCATAGACAGCACGTTATTGACAATTTCAAGTTCCTTCGCTGCTGGCATCCTCCCTCTCTCGTTCGCCCTCACACCACGCCAATTGCGCCTGATCACAGCATTGGGGACTGGCGTACTGGTCGGCACCGCATTGATCGTCATCATACCGGAGGGCGTCGAAACATTATATGCAGCGAGTGGGAGCGATCATGGACACAACGCGAATGTCGCAGCGAGAGGACTTGCGCTCGCGAGGGAATGGCCTAAGGAGGACCGAAGTATCATTGCTCGGGACTCgccagtggcagcagcgctgGAAGTGAATGCCAATACACACCCGGGCTTCAGAAGTGGCCCAGACGATGGATTTCAGACTGCGCCGCAGGCCGAAGGCTCGAATCCCGCATCCTCGGACCCAGGCCATGAGCCAGGAGTAGTTGTCACCCCACCCAGTGCCCCAAGCCCAGCACCAGAGCCTGTGGATCGCGAACCACACGTCTGGATCGGAGTGTCCATGATATTCGGTTTCATATTGATGTACCTCATCGACACCCTCCCGCGACATCTCCACAAGAGCTCGCGACCGCAGAGCTTCCAGATCAACCTCAATTCCTTCAGCTTCACGAACGGCATGCCACCTGGAGATGCACCAGAGCCCATCGCCGAGACCGCGCAAGCGCCGACATCTCGTCCAAGTTCCACAACCATTGGCTTGGTCATTCACGCCGCAGCAGACGGCATCGCCCTCGGCGCATCGTCAACGTCGAGCAGCAACTTGAgtttcatcatcttcctggCATTGATGATCCACAAAGCCCCAGCAGCGTTCGGTTTGACATCAGTCCTCCTCAAACAAGGCCTTTCAAAACGAACAGCGAGAACGCATCTCATTGTCTTCTCCGCAGCTGCGCCCATAGGAGCTATCTTCACCTTTCTGGCCATTCATGGATTTGGGTACGGCGGAGACGTAGAAAGTGCAAGCACAGAATTCTTCACTGGTACGTTGCTGCTCTTCAGTGGCGGCACGTTCCTATACGTTGCGATGCACACCTTAGCAGGATCGCATTCTGCTCACGGGCAAGGCGAGAGCGGCATGAATGGGTATGCGGGCGTGCCGATGGAAGAGGGCTATGGAGGGAGTCCGCCTGCGACAAAGAGTGTAGAGGAAAGGGGCGTTTCGGATATTTTGGTTACAGTAGGAGGGATGCTGTTGCCGTTGCTTACGCAATTTGGGCATGTGCATTGAAGGGTCAGTATGTAGGAGACATATACACCAGAGCACCCGATGCTATTTCCAACTTCACTACTTTCGGACGACTCCATAATTCTCCATCACGGTGTCTGCTGCAAAGGCGAGCTCGAAGCGGCGCAGAAAGCCATAGGTCATCAGAAGACGATGGCCGAGGGGCTCGTCTGagagagctgctgcaagcTGGACCTTAGGAGACAAGTATGTGCTGCCTAAAATTCAGAATACGCTTATATGGATTGTTGCTTCGCTTTGAAATGATGATAACTGAGGCGGCCCATTGATCATTCAACCAGACCAGATATATCGACTTGGCTCATGATGAAAGAGTATGTGGTGCAGCATGTCCATACCAGTAGCAACTGGAGTATCTAGCATCGTCTTACGGATTGTGAACGATTCCTTCAACCCTTGCTGTCCGCCGAGGAAGCGTCGAAGACATTGCCAAATGGGGACTTCCCTACGGAGCAAGAAGCCGCTGGAATGTGAGCACGTCCTGAAGGTGGATGATGGCGTGGGTCCACGGCGTGTGGATGGCAGGCTCAGTTCCGAATATGGTGCCCTAGCTCCACTGTTTCCGCTGTGTTCTGGTTCTGATCGGAGTGCAAATGTGATAGCGATCCGATGTGGCGCTTGCTCTGGGCATTGTGCATCGTAGACGACCAGGCATAAGGGCATGATGTCACGACCAAGGTATGGAAGCGCCAAAAGCAGCAAATTGGTCTTGTAGATTGGCTCAGAGAGCGTCATGGCACAATGCGGCCCTCTCAACCAAGACCAAGACATCGGCTATCCAGGCACGACAGCATCAGATCGGCCAGACGAGGGCGAAGCATGGAGGCAAAAGCAGCGGAGGTGCGCAAGCCTGGCGTCGTGCTGTCGGCAGCTTCTTCCAAGTGGCAAGTCCAAGCCGTGATCATACTCGAGGCTCCACGTAGTGAAAAAGAGCCAAGGGACGCTGCTATGCTTTGTGCGAGGCAACGTCGAACCAGTTTTTGACGGCTCTACTGCCATCGTGAGCGGCACGAAATACTAGACTCTGTCAGTAACCAAGCGAGCTGATGTAGTCTTCAAGCTTACATTGACGCTCGGCTTCGTCCAAGCCGCCCAGGAATTCGTTTCCCTCTCCACCCTGCTGCACTTGCCTACTGTTTTGCGCTTTGTCCGCAATCTCCATCGCACGCTGCTTAAACGACTATAGAACACATCAGCAGAACCCAGTACTACCGCAAGCAAGCGCACTTACATCAATCAGAACCTCCGCGACAGCCTCGTCATCGAAAAGTGTCAACATGTGCTCGCCCATACCATAAAACCATTGTGCTTGCTGCCTCAGCTCCACGCTTTTAGGATCAGCACTCAAGGCATTGATGACGCGCTTTCCCAGGCAATTAGGCATATCGACTGTGCAAAGGTATCCTGTCCCAGGTCCAGCCGGTTCCGATGCGCCCAGGACTCCGCCAAGCCAGAGGGGCAGTTCGAGTTTCGTTCCTTGCTCGACAGCAGTGCCGTTGTTGAGAGGTGCCAGTTGGGGAGCGGCGAATTCGAAGGTGCATGGTGCCTTCTGAGCGTCTGTGAGGATCGCGCTGGGATCGTAATATGTCGACATGGTGAAGGGGACCGCGACCAGGAAGACGCGTTCCGAACGCGTCGAGGGCAACTGCAGTGCTGATCGTCTCGACCTGGCGTCTTCGTGGCAATATGTATCACAGCAACACGTGACGCGTGTTGAACGGATGTATGTCGATGAGTTCGCCGACGTGCATGTGTCAGCCGGAGGCGTCTAGATGGGCGTGGAGGCGACAGGGCTTGCGTAGTCGTGGTTTGCCTGAAGTCGATGATACAAAGAGACGCCAGAGGTCTCCGTCTGATCAGTGCGCCTTCGCCATCAACTATCGCCGCTGTCTTGCCCTCTGACGGAATCTACTCGTCTGTCCTTGTTGTCTGTACTTGTTCCGTTTACCCTGCGAGTGATTGCCggcgagagaagaagaagagttcgcGCCAAAAGAGTTCGCGCCACAGTTTCCGAGCCACAGCGGCGTCGGTTCGTCCTTGGCAGCGAGAGAGCGAGAGACAGCGAGCGTCACACAAGACACGACCATTCCTGCCTATCCCACCACTCAACCATCCGTTTGCTGCAGCTGGCCACTCTTTGGGAAGGCGAGACCTCGACACGTATCCGAGCGCGGCTTCTTGTGCGACGCCCccacgccgccaccacctccaaccAGCACCGCGCATCTCCAGCTCCCATAGCCGATCCAGCTGCACCTCGAGTGTCGTGtgagcttcacttcaccagCATCGCTACCCGCCTATCAGATCCCGCCCCAACATTGATCGACGGATACCCTTCGACGCCTCCAATGAGCTGGCGCGTCTCACATCCAAACACACGCCAAACATGACCGACGTGGGCGCCGTACATGATCGTGTGTCCGAGCTGGTTGAAGAAGCCCACCACAACAACGATCGCAATGGACCTGCTCTGTACGCATCAGGCGAGGAAGACTCGCGCGCCACTTCGCCAGGCGTTGGCAACCGAGTAAGTCTGAAGAgcgtcgacgatggcgaggacaTCGAGCGACTGGGCCGAACGCGGCCGCGGGTGTTTCCATACCAGAAGTACCTGCCTTACGAGACGGAGACTCGGGAGCAGCGCGAGCAGGACCTGGATGAAATGCTCAAGCATCTCTACATCGCAGTAGCGTCGGGCGACTTCGTACCCGGCGCGGTGCATTGGACAAAAGAGATTCGAGGATGGATGAGCTTGAAGTTCGACCTGACCAAGGTCCAGCGCGTCAAGCTTGTGAAGCTCTACTACGAGCTCGCGTTGGCGCCAGGTCTGGAATATGGAGTGTCAGAACGCTTCGCGAGCATGTTCATGGTCCTCACGAAGCGCAAGCACTACCTACGACCCGGCAAGGACCTCACGCTAGACTGGCGGCCTCTTTTCAAGGAGATCAAGGTCTTTGTGCTTCCATCGGAAAGCAGTACCCAGAACACCTACAGTTCGAAGCGTAACATCAGGACCCTGACGAAGTTGTGCACCTTCGCccagctcttcttcgatccGAGAGAGATTCCGGCCATGTTGGAGGAGTTTCTACCATACTACAGCATGTCCTTTTCAGAACAAGCGTTCGTGGTCTTCGGCTTGCTGAATCTGATGCTGCCGACTGCGGCGCCTCCTGCCGACGATCCCAAGCTGCAGCCGCAGTACTACCTTCCCACATTCTTCCATCTCTGGTCGACGATCAATCGATCGATGACAACTGATATGCGTATGCTTGACATCTTTTCGCGGCAAGCGAGGGACTGCCTTGGAGCGTCTCACATTCCATTTGGCCCAAGCGGCATCTTCACAGACGAACAGTCATCAATGGTTTTCACAGCTATTCTGCGGTTGTTAGAGATCCCTGTGGGCCAAGCAACGACCCCGTACAGCCCGACTGTGGACCTTGCCGCTGGTGTTGGCGTATACCTCGACAGGGATCCCAGAAAACACCCAGTCTCGCACAGCATTGCCAGGTGGATTGTCATGTCATTGTCCCCGCAATGCCTTGAGGCAGAGAACGGACGTTCGGTATTACATCAGCTCGAAGCCCTCATTCAAGGCATCGAGACATTTTTCCATCCCTCAAATGCGGGCGGCTGGACAAAGTCATTAGCACAACTCGTGTACTACCTGGCGGATTTTTTCGTCATGCGATGGAATCGTGAGCAAAGCGGCGAGTACGAGATTCCGGAAGATCGCAAGCTGAACGAAGACGTGAAACGTCGCTTCGTGCTTTGTCTGCGAGATGTAGTATTCATGGGCATCTACGCCAAAAGCGGCACCGCCATGAACTATTCTCTGAGCACATTGCAGAGCCTGGCATTCCTAGAGCCCAACCTCATTCTTCCAGGAGCACTACAGCGCATCTATCCTGCGATGCAAGGTCTGGTCGAAGTCCACAGAACGATATCATCGATCCGTGCGTTACAGATGTTGAGTAGGATCATCGCCCGAACGAAAGGATATCGGTGCCATCTTACGACCTTACTTGGCTTGGCACTGCCCGGCGTCGACGCCAACGATCTCGACAAGACCATGCATAGCTTGGCGTTCATCCAGTCCGTCTGCTACAACATCCCACTCTACGATCTCACAAAAGAAACCAAGAGGGTAAAGAGTGAACTCAATGGGGACTTTGAAATGGTCGACGACGGCTCGCCATCAGCGGCAGGAACTGGCACTGGGATAGCAGTAGAGTGGATCACGGGCCAAGTGGCACGTTTTGAAGAGGCCGGACCACTGCTCGAAGTTGACTATTCCGCTGAGCtgagcgacgaagacgaggagatgaTCCTCAAGTCCTCCACAGCTGGCTTTGCCGAATTCCTGATTAGCTTCCTGGGACGCGTGTTCACCCTCCTGCAGAACTTGCCAGATGCCGCGCGAGTGAAGAGCGGCAGCCCTGAGGAGAATGTGGTCAACACACTGCCGGCCACCTTTAGCCCTCTGTTGGCCAGCCTAAGTCCCGAACTGTACGACATCGCACTCGAGCACATTGCTCGATTCGTGTCGAATCACGTCGTCCACCAAGCTCGAGACGCAATGGCCTTCATCTGTAACGCACTTGTCAAGATCTCCCCAAAGAAGGCTTTGCACAGACTCTTACCTGATCTTATCTCAAGCATCAAGACTGAGATCACGGAGAATGGCGCCGGCTCCACCCGCACCACAGGTAGTGAAATCTTGCCTCGTGATCGAGCGCTTGTGTGGCATGTGTCTCTGCTTAGTATGTGCGTCGTCCATGTCGGAGGAGATGTGCTCGACTTCCAGGACGAGCTGTTCGACATCGCTACTTTCATGCAAGACACCTGCAAGGGCATCCCACTTGTGCATGTGTCCAACTTTGTGCATCACTTGCTGCTCAACCTGACGGTCACCTACGCAAGAGACTTCGACCTGTTCAACAAGGCCGACTTGGATCGCGGTCTTACTTCAGAGAGCTGGGGCAAGATCACCGACCCGGCAGATGTCGACATCAATTGGCACGTTCCTAGCCAAGCAGAACTCGAGTTTGCCGTGCGCATTTTTGAGACTCAAGGCGGGCGTGCTCTTCAAGCATTGAACAGTCTGATCTCGGATAAGGGATCGGTCACCCGTGACGGGACTGGCAAAGACTGGTCTGACGAGGTATCTCGGAATCTTGTGCTGCTACGGCTGGTCATCAGCGGCATGTCCAGACTGTTCCGTTCCGACGATGGCACAGTCACGCCTTACGTCTATGTCAACGCCAGCCCGGCCAGCACTGACGACAATTTGACTCTTGAAGAGGCCATGCCTGATACTGTTTCCATTGCTGACGCCGGGGATCTGAGCGTTCCCGAAGATGAGCAGGTCAAGCGTTCATTTCAATATCCAACTGGCTACCCTCTCGACATTCACAGTCCACAACATGAGACTGTGCATCAGTTACGCAAGACTGCTGGCGAGACTCTGCACAAAGTGCACGAATTCCTCGTCAAGAACCAGGAGGATGATGTACCGTGTTTCAACGCACTGTACACTGCATACCGGTCCTGGTTCGTGGACATTGGCATAGAACGCTCAGCCCACGTACTAGACCGACTCACACGCCTCCTGAGTGCGGACATACATCCTTTCAAATTCTCTGGAACCAGAAAGCAGTATCCTCGGCCTTTGCTTGTGCGACGAGCCAATCTCTACCATTTCCAGCGACTGCGGTTCAATGAGCATCCGCGGGCGGCATCAGAGCTTGACAAGACACTCCTGCTTGATCTCGCGCATTCGAGCACCTCGGTGTATACTGACATCCGACGCACCGCCCAGTCTGCGGGTGAACAGGCAATGAAGAGTATTGTCGGTGCCAAGCCACTTATCATTCCGCCATTGCTCGATGCCTTGGAGAATGCTATCAAAGCTGGCGATCACCCCAAGATTAAGGGTGCTGTTTTCACGCTTCTCTTTGGCAGTCTTGCAAAGCCAATTGGTCGCAATTGGAACTTCGCGCCTCGCATGATTCGATTGTTCATCCAAGTCTCTGAAGCGGATAGGCCTAGCATTCAGAAGCTTGTCGGCCAGTCAAGCTTTACAATACAGGATATGACTAAGGCTATGGATCGCATGGTGATCCTCGACGAAGCCACCTTGGAAGCGATTTGGCCAGACAATCGGGACTCGACCGGCCTGACCGTTGCTCGCTCATTGGACGACGCAAAGACTCTGATCCCTCAGAAGAAAGAAAAGGTGCGAAACCGGCGCGCCGTCGTCGAGAAGCGCAAATCAGAGATGGCGCGCGAGCTCATCGAAAGCGTGCGCAACAGCCACTGGAAGAAAGCTAGTAGAACCGCTGTCATGGCTATTGGTTTGGACTACCGATTCGAGACAATCGCCTCGGACGATatgctcgagctcgtggTGAAGGGCGTGATTGATCCCCACCCACAGCTGCGCACTCTGTATGGCACAAGTCTGAACGCAATTTTCAGCTTGGCACAAACAAGAGCACTTGTTGGTCACAAGTACGAGAACTACCTGTTGGATGAGCAGAAGGATCCGGATGAGGTTTCAATACCTACTGAGCGAGACGACCCCAGCTGGACGCAGCGCTACCTAGACACGTTCGCGAAGCCTGACGCCGATGCGTACATTGATGCTGACTACCCAGGTTGGCTCGTGTGGCAGAAGACCATGCGCGGTTTCCGCACAGGACCAAGTCAGCTCGAGTACGATGCCACTGAGCAGAAGGTGCGCGCGAAGATGGGTTCTTTCATCGATCGACACTGGCTCTCCACGTACTTCGGCTACATGAAGCAAGAACCACGAGACAACGCTGATAGGTTTCGCATGTCGTTTTCCATGATTGTTGCCTACGCAATGGATTTGATGGCCGATGGTCTGACACAGGCTACCTGGGACGACTTCAAGGATCTGGCCCAAGCTGTGTACGGTGACGGCAGCGACAAGCATCAGCATCGAGCCATGGCCGAAATCATTGGCGCCATGCTCAGCAGCTCTGAGGACTTCGAGCATGATCTCCGTACTCAGATCTGGGGCTTTGCTTTTCCAATCGTGCGCCGTATCTTCACGGATGGTCTCACTCCCGAGAATATCTCATACTGGTCGACTTTTGTCACACTCATCGTTGGGGGCAAGGATCCGCGACGTGCGTGGCCATTGATTGACTGGTTGGCGGGCTTCCGTCTCGACATGAACACAAGCGCTGCGTTCAAGGAGAGCTCCAAGATcactctgctgcagcttgttgctggcgctgctggATGGCACTTCCAACTTCATCGACCCATCATCCAGGACTTCCTGGATCATCTCGATCATCCCTACAAGAGCGTCCGAGAAGTTATGGGTAGCACATTGTCTACTATCTTCCGCGGTCGCTATCACGAATCGTACAAGGACGTGCCGACCTTGCTTGAGAGTCAAAAGGCTGCATCGTCCATCGGTAGCAGGCCTTACCAGCCTACGGAAGAGTACAGCAGTATCGTCAAAGACGTTTTTGATCGCCTCGAAAACTGGCGCAAAGAACGTCCTGTGGGAACGCAGACGCCGACATCCTACACACAAGCAAGCAAGACAGTATTGCTGTGGCTGGATGGCTCACTCGGCTCGTATGATTCTACTACCTTGGTTCCTTTCTTCCCTGGCGAATTTATGGAACAGCTATTGCACATGATGGACATCAAAGAAGATCCCGAGCTGCAAGCCTTGGCTTATCATGTTTTCCGCCACCTGCCCAACATTCCACATCGCCCTGGTGAGGATGTACCGTTCGTCGCTTCGCTTGTTCAAATCGCCAAGAGCTCAGTCTCGTGGCACCAACGCTTGCGAGtactcatcatcatccaagTCATCTACTTCCGCAACCTTTTCCTCATGGACGCAAAGGAAGGCGAGGATCTCTTCAAGTGCGTGCGGGAGATGTTGCACGATGTCCAGCTCGAGGTGCGTCTAGGTGCTGCCGCGACCCTCGGT encodes:
- a CDS encoding uncharacterized protein (BUSCO:EOG09264O2D); this translates as MSTYYDPSAILTDAQKAPCTFEFAAPQLAPLNNGTAVEQGTKLELPLWLGGVLGASEPAGPGTGYLCTVDMPNCLGKRVINALSADPKSVELRQQAQWFYGMGEHMLTLFDDEAVAEVLIDSFKQRAMEIADKAQNSRQVQQGGEGNEFLGGLDEAERQLFRAAHDGSRAVKNWFDVASHKA
- a CDS encoding uncharacterized protein (BUSCO:EOG09263EVJ) → MAHQPTIDMEDDDELTAEIQAQVDEWSSNSNECFTIQLTRQDGSVVASFQPEFTYAMFGDEEAIFGYQNLGITLSFQADHLDPQLHIKYGKKFPAQGEVRPTDIKTALKEFLPASAFDKDTSKRTTDFRPPGEKIHSYTRNGKSYETYCASLADPAAREILENMQILVPMFIDGGSMLELEQDWTAARWKIFLVYEVDKSAYTFAGYGTSYRNFTFPERKKAVQFDPFSPSSQGLDAFLIVDGKTNELAQPPDFASPLDLPCRERLSQFLMLPPWHGAGHGQELYNTMFRHLTSPECVREFTVEDPNEKFDDLRDFCDLLNLRANFPDFAGLQIQSDLSPDKIDPKLSIPVDLIVPVGVRKDIMMRTKIMPRQFDRLVEMHTLSRIPHQNRSRSRITKKLKASNENDRAYYLWRLYAKHRLYIFNKDQLAQIEHQERVEKLESALDSVEHAYTEMIERIEERETAIANGEIESSDNAATKAGAAKRKRPTITDDEDEEMDQAASPVDTVAEVDANGHKKARVA